From a region of the Longimicrobium sp. genome:
- a CDS encoding PDZ domain-containing protein, whose protein sequence is MTRIVFSLILLAACADAAAAQPGAPPSVSQGQTRSAGARARVPYTGIYLSGQPRFSPGGGMRWATYPTVRSVDPGSPAAKLGVAAGDVILLVNGTDGRDPESLVGRPGKVYVFRIRRGNSTRDVTITSIPAPQPSARGGS, encoded by the coding sequence ATGACGCGGATCGTGTTCAGTTTGATCTTGCTTGCGGCTTGTGCGGATGCCGCCGCGGCCCAGCCGGGGGCTCCGCCCAGCGTCTCCCAGGGCCAGACGCGGTCCGCGGGCGCGCGCGCCCGCGTGCCGTACACCGGGATCTATCTCAGCGGACAGCCGCGGTTTTCCCCGGGAGGCGGGATGAGATGGGCGACCTATCCGACGGTCCGGTCCGTCGACCCGGGGTCGCCCGCGGCGAAGCTGGGGGTCGCGGCGGGAGACGTGATCCTGCTCGTGAACGGAACCGACGGGCGGGACCCCGAATCGCTCGTGGGCCGGCCGGGGAAGGTGTACGTGTTCAGGATCCGGCGCGGCAACAGCACGCGTGACGTGACCATCACGAGCATTCCCGCCCCCCAGCCATCCGCCCGCGGCGGCTCCTGA